One window from the genome of Helicoverpa zea isolate HzStark_Cry1AcR chromosome 6, ilHelZeax1.1, whole genome shotgun sequence encodes:
- the LOC124631146 gene encoding protein ALP1-like: MDDEIVVLWWYLNRRQNKRKHWVHPILRERFSLGTFETLMGELRRDESKFFNYFRMTATTFDDLLGRLDIRVRDTSFRECICPEQRLAICLRYLASGCSFKEIHYSYRVGVSTISKLIKEMTHVIWENLKTDFLKLPDTEREWEDIVSGFERKANFPHCIGAVDGKHIRILKPAKSGSMFFNYKEYYSFVLMAVVDSEYRFIFISVGSYGKECDSTILKDSTFWQKINDGTLNVPKPRPLHENLHEELPFILIGDEGFALTPNLLRPYGGTHLNTDKKIFNYRLSRARRYVECAFGILANKWRIIHRAIDLNVDTAIQVIKACTVLHNFVREKDGINFESYQNIEHRQEQETTPMNRNVSSRGGPNANAIRTSFTNYFVSDIGSVPWQAAAIK, from the exons ATGGACGACGAAATTGTTGTGTTGTGGTGGTATCTTAATAgaaggcaaaataaaagaaaacattgggTACACCCTATTTTACGGGAAAGATTTTCACTTGGAACATTTGAAACATTAATGGGTGAACTTAGAAGAGACGAATCAAagttcttcaattattttcgaATGACAGCAACCACTTTTGACGATTTACTGGGACGACTAGACATAAGAGTACGAGATACAAGTTTCAGAGAATGTATTTGCCCAGAACAAAGATTAGCCATATGTCTAAG atatttaGCTTCAGGATGTTCATTCAAAGAAATACATTACTCATACAGAGTAGGCGTTTCGACAATAAGTAAACTAATAAAAGAAATGACCCACGTCATTTGGGAAAACCTAAAGACAGATTTCCTTAAGCTGCCTGATACTGAGAGAGAATGGGAGGACATCGTTTCAGGATTCGAAAGAAAAGCCAACTTTCCTCACTGTATTGGAGCAGTAGATGGCAAACATATCAGAATTTTGAAACCAGCCAAGAGTGGTTCTATGTTCTTTAATTACAAGGAGTATTATTCTTTTGTATTAATGGCAGTTGTCGATTCAGAGTaccgatttatttttatt agtgtggGCTCATATGGCAAGGAATGCGATTCTACTATATTAAAGGATAGTACATTCTGGCAAAAGATCAATGATGGTACTTTAAATGTACCAAAGCCTAGACCGCTTCATGAAAACTTGCACGAAGAATTACCGTTTATACTTATTGGCGATGAAGGCTTTGCTTTAACACCTAATCTCCTACGTCCATATGGAGGTACACATTTGAATACtgataaaaagatttttaactaTAGACTAAGTCGAGCAAGAAGGTATGTTGAGTGCGCTTTTGGTATTCTGGCAAATAAGTGGCGAATAATCCATCGAGCTATAGATCTGAACGTAGACACAGCAATTCAAGTAATTAAAGCTTGTACAGtcttacataattttgtaagaGAAAAAGATGGTATAAATTTTGAAAGTTACCAAAATATAGAACATAGACAAGAACAAGAAACGACACCCATGAATCGGAATGTGTCAAGTCGAGGTGGCCCTAATGCCAACGCTATACGGACAtcatttactaattattttgtttcggATATTGGTTCCGTTCCGTGGCAGGCAgcagctataaaataa